The proteins below are encoded in one region of Mus caroli chromosome 10, CAROLI_EIJ_v1.1, whole genome shotgun sequence:
- the Ybey gene encoding endoribonuclease YbeY isoform X2: MSLVIKNLQRVVPIRRVPLRRKMDLVRSILGVKKFDLGIICVDNKTIQNINRIYRNKNVPTDVLSFPFYENLKAGEFPQPHSPDDYNLGDIFLGVEYILQHCREREDYCDVLMVTATHGLCHLLGFTHSSEAEWQKWISAGPGTLEGLSPHYSFIL; encoded by the exons ATGAGTTTGGTGATTAAGAATCTGCAGCGGGTGGTCCCCATCAGAAGAGTGCCACTTCGCAGGAAGATGGATTTAGTCAGGAGTATCTTAGGAGTGAAGAAATTTGACCTGGGGATCATCTGTGTTGACAACAAGACTATTCAGAACATAAATAGGATCTACAGGAATAAAAATGTCCCAACTGACgtgctttctttcccattttatgag AATCTGAAAGCAGGCGAATTTCCTCAGCCACACTCACCAGATGATTATAATTTGGGAGACATTTTCCTAGGGGTGGAGTACATTCTCCAGCATTGCAGAGAACGTGAGGATTACTGTGATGTCCTGATG GTGACAGCCACCCATGGACTCTGTCACCTGCTGGGCTTCACCCACAGCTCCGAGGCCGAGTGGCAAAAG TGGATCTCTGCTGGTCCTGGTACCCTGGAGGGCCTCAGCCCACACTACAGCTTCATTCTGTGA
- the Ybey gene encoding endoribonuclease YbeY isoform X1, whose translation MSLVIKNLQRVVPIRRVPLRRKMDLVRSILGVKKFDLGIICVDNKTIQNINRIYRNKNVPTDVLSFPFYENLKAGEFPQPHSPDDYNLGDIFLGVEYILQHCREREDYCDVLMVTATHGLCHLLGFTHSSEAEWQKMYNQEKLVLEELSRYTGARLQPLSRGLY comes from the exons ATGAGTTTGGTGATTAAGAATCTGCAGCGGGTGGTCCCCATCAGAAGAGTGCCACTTCGCAGGAAGATGGATTTAGTCAGGAGTATCTTAGGAGTGAAGAAATTTGACCTGGGGATCATCTGTGTTGACAACAAGACTATTCAGAACATAAATAGGATCTACAGGAATAAAAATGTCCCAACTGACgtgctttctttcccattttatgag AATCTGAAAGCAGGCGAATTTCCTCAGCCACACTCACCAGATGATTATAATTTGGGAGACATTTTCCTAGGGGTGGAGTACATTCTCCAGCATTGCAGAGAACGTGAGGATTACTGTGATGTCCTGATG GTGACAGCCACCCATGGACTCTGTCACCTGCTGGGCTTCACCCACAGCTCCGAGGCCGAGTGGCAAAAG ATGTACAACCAGGAGAagctggtgctggaggagctgagccGCTACACGGGAGCTAGGCTCCAGCCCCTGAGCAGGGGACTCTATTGA